Genomic segment of Saprospira sp. CCB-QB6:
CTCTTTGTTAAAAAAGTAATCGATCGCCACAAAAAGTATAAAAATAAAGCCCACAAAAAGGTCATTGTCGAATTGAGCGAGCACTTATCTCAACAACTGGAGGTTCCCCTGCTCAAAAATCGCCTAGAATTTTTGCGCCAGCTCCTACTCGATTATATCGTCCTTACCCGCTAAATATATTGCCCTTCAAAGTTTTTCTTTGAGGGGCTTTTTTGGGGCCCGCGGCCGGCTAGGCTCCGCCTAGGTCGGCCGCCGCTATGCTGCGGGGCTCACAGGTCTGTTCGGCCCTGCGCGGGCTTCGCCCGCTGGGTCTGGCCTGCGGCCACCCCTCCGCAGCGCTGGGCCAATACAAAACTGGCCCAAGACCAAAACAAAATGCTTATTCCTGTTTTTATTCGCAAAGCGTTTATCTTTGTATCATGAATTTTAAGACCTTACTCCAAGCCTATCGCAAGTCAGAAAAACTCAGCGATATTTGTCAAACTCTCCAAAAAAAGGAGGGCCAAAAGCTACAACTCAAGGGCCTTTATGGCTCCCAAAAAGCCTTTTTCCTCTACGCCCTTTATCAAAAAACAGAACGGCCACTACTCGTTCTAGCCAATGATAAAGAAGAGGCCGCCTACCTGCAAGCCGATCTACAAAACATCAGTGAAAGAGAGGAGATTCTCTTTTTCCCCGACTCTTTCCGCAGACCCCAAGGCTTTGACAAACTAGACCGCGCCAGCGTTTTGCAAAGAACCGAGGCCGTGAGTAAGCTGCTCGACCAAAACAGTATCCCCCCTTTTATGGTCTCTTATCCAGAAGCCATTTTTGAACAGGTCGTGGCCCCCGAACAACTAGCCGAAAATGCCATCAAAATTAAGGTGGGCGAAGAGTTAGACCGTAAGTTCTTAGTAGAAATTCTCACCGAATACGGCTTTAATTATGTCGATTTTGTGTACGAACCCGGTCAATATGCCCTGCGTGGCGGCATTATCGATATCTTCTCTTATGGACACGAACTCCCCTATCGGGTAGAGCTCTTTGATGAAGAGGTAGAAAGCATCCGCTCTTTCGATCCTAGCTCTCAACTCTCTACCAAAAAAATGGCCTTTGTTACTATTGTGCCCAATGTCAATACCCAGTTTAAGAAGGAACAAAAAACAGATCTCTTTAGCATCCTCCCCCAAGAGGTCCTCCTCTGCGTAGAGGATGTACAGCTTTTGTTAGACCGCTTACAAGACTGCTTTGAAAAAGCCCAACTCCTCTCTGCCCAACTCCAAGAACAACAACAGTTCGAAAGAGTGGAAGAAATTGGCCTACTCAATGAAGAAGCCTTTGTTTTTCCCCGCCATATTATGGAGCAACTAGCCGATAAACGCTTGCTAGAGTTTTCTAACACGGCTTATTATAAACAATCTCCTAGCTTTAGCTTTTTGGGTAGCCTACAGCCCCCCTTTAGCAAAAACTTTGAGCGCCTGATTGAGCAACTTAGAGAAAATACCCAACAGGGAATTACCAATTGCATCTTGGCCGAAAACCCCAAACAGATCGAACGCTTTTACAGCATTTTTGAAGATCTACGCGCCCATGTCCAATGGCACCCCATCCAAAAAACCGTGCATAAAGGCTTTGTAGACCAAGAGCTCAAGATTGCCTGCTATACCGATCACGAAATCTTTGAGCGCTTCCATAAATACAAAACGAGAAGAGGCTTTGATCGCAATATGGCCCTAAAGATGAAGGCCATCAACGAACTGCAACCTGGCGATTATGTCACGCATATTGACCATGGAGTGGGCAAGTTTGCTGGCCTCCAAAATATTGAGATTAACGGCAAACAACAGGAGTCGGTTAAATTGGTCTATGATGGCGGAGATATTCTCTATGTCAGCATTCAATCCCTACACAAAATCTCTAAATATGTGGGCAAAGACGGCAAGCCGCCTTCGGTCCACAAATTAGGCAGTAATGCCTGGGCCAATACCAAGAAAAAGACTAAGAAGAAGATTAAGGAATTGGCCTTTGACCTCATTAAGCTCTACGCCAAACGAAAATCTACCCAAGGTATTCAGTTCCCCCCCGATGGCTATTTGCAAAATGAACTAGAGGCTTCTTTTATCTATGAAGATACGCCCGATCAAGCCAAAGCCACCGAGGCCGTCAAAGAAGATATGATGAAGCCCTACCCTATGGACCGCCTCATTTGTGGCGATGTGGGCTTTGGCAAAACAGAGATTGCCGTTCGCGCCGCCTTTAAGGCCGTGGTGGCCGGCAAACAGGTAGCTATTTTGGTCCCTACCACTATTCTCGCCCTCCAACATGCCCAAACCTTCAGAAAGCGATTGGGCCAATTTGATGTGCAGGTGGAGTATATCAACCGATTTAGAACCACCAAAGAGAAAAAGGAAATTTACGAGCGCCTCAAAGCAGGCAAAATTGATATCCTGATTGGCACCCATGCCATCCTTAATAAGAAGGTCCAATTTGCCGATCTAGGCTTGCTCATTATTGATGAGGAACAAAAGTTTGGAGTGGCCTCCAAGGAGAAACTCCGCAATATGAAGGTCAATGTAGATACCCTGACCCTAACCGCCACGCCTATCCCCCGTACCTTACAGTTTTCCCTCATGGCCGCCCGAGATCTCTCGGTCATCAATACCCCGCCCCCTAACCGCCAACCTATTCACACGGAGCTGCGGACCTTTAATGCGGAGCTTATTCAAGAAGCCATTGAGCAGGAAGTTAGCCGAGGTGGACAGGTCTTTTTCATCCATAACCGAGTGAAAAGCCTAGAAGATATGGCCGCTATGCTCCGCCAAATGATGCCTAATCTCGATGTGGCCGTGGCCCATGGCCAAATGGAGCCCGCCCAACTCGAAAAGCGCCTGATGAACTTTATTCAGGGCTATAATGAGGTCCTTGTTTGTACCAATATTATCGAAACGGGCCTCGATATCGCCAATGCCAATACCATTATTATCAATAATGCCCACCATTTTGGCCTCAGCGATTTGCATCAGTTGAGGGGCCGAGTGGGCCGCTCCAACAAAAAGGCCTATTGCTACCTTTTGGCCCCTCCCCTTTCGGTCCTGAGCTCCGATTCTCGCAAGCGCCTACAAACCCTTGAGCAGTTTGCCGAATTGGGCAGCGGGATCCATATTGCTATGCGCGATCTCGATATTCGGGGAGCTGGAAATATTCTGGGCGGCGAACAAAGCGGCTTTATTGTCAATATGGGCTATGAAACCTACCAAAAGATTCTGAATGAGACCATTCAGGAGCTCAAGCAGGGCGAGTACAAAGAACTCTTTAAGGAGGAGATGGAGAAAAAGCGGGAATTTGTCCAGGATGTCATCATTGAGCTGGATGAAGAGATGCTGATTCCCTCCGATTATGTGCCCATTATCAGCGAACGCTTGGCCCTTTACCAAAAGATGGATGAGCTAAACAATGAGGCCGATATTAAGTCCTTTAGCGAGAAGATGATTGACCGTTTTGGCCCCTTACCCGAACAGGTCAACCAGTTGTTTGAGGCCCTACGCCTCCGCTGGATAGCCCGCTCTTTGGGCTTCGAGCGCCTGCACTTCAAGGGCAAAAAGCTCCGTTGCTACTTTATTAGTAAACAGGATTCGCCCTTTTATGAAAGCGATTATTTCTTGCGCATTTTGGATTATATCCAGAAGCATAGCGACCACCGTTTTTTCCTCAAGCAAAGTCCCAAACACCTCATTCTCATCTGCGAGGGTTTGCGCAACCTCAAGGCAGCCAAATCTATCTTGAAGGAGTTGGCAGAGGCGGTAGATTAGGATATTGTTTTGGGGCCTCCGCTGCGGCTTCGCCTTGCGGCGCTACGCTTTGGGGCTCGCTCTTCGCTCGGCCCTGCGTCGCCTTCGGCTCCTTGGTCTGGCGCTACGCGCCACCCCACCGCATCGCTAGGCCTGCGGGCCTTCGGCCCTTTTAGCTGCAGCTTAAAAGCCGCAGGACCTGAAAACAAAAGCTATTCCCCAACCCTAAAAAAGCAGGGGCTTTTAAGCCGCTGCGGCGAGCAAGATGATGGCCCAACAAGATTGGCTGCGGCCTTTAGGCTGCAGGTACAGATAGTAGAGACTGTTTGAAATTTTTTGTGTGTGTCCTTTCCTGCCCCTAGGGCCTTGGCCCTAGGCTAAGGCTGGAGTCGCCCCCTCCTTCGAGGGGGCTTTTTCTTCCGCTTCGGTCAATTGTTATTGTAGGGAATGGGATTGGGGCCAGCTAGAAGGCAAATCCCCTCCTGCGAGGGGGTTTTCTTTTTCCCTAAGGGAGGATTGGTATTTTATAGGACCTGTAGGTTGAAACCTACAGCAACAAAGGAAGCCATACTAAGCGCAGTAAAATGAGCCGAAGGTTAAAACCATCGGCCCATCACGACTTGTAATAAAAGCAAACAAGGGCTTTAGCCTGCTGGAGAGCTGTTTAAAATTTTGTGTCTACCCTTCTCTGCGCCTAGGGACAAGCCCCTAGGCTAACTTTTCAGACAGCCCTCCAAAGAGGGCCTTTGGATAAGGTTCTTCTTTGCTATAATCATTTAGCAAGACCGTGCATATCAGCCTTTGAGGCCCTCTAGGGCTGACTCCATTTGATTAGTCTAGGGCTTGTCCCTAGGCGATAATTGGCCTTTTATAATAACTGTAGGTTAAAACCTACAGCCAGATGGTATTGCTGCGCAATGATGTATGAATGAGGGTTAAAACCCTCATAAAATTAAACAGCCCAAATTTTATTCGGATACACAAAATCCTGAACAGTCTCTTACCCGACTTTACAAATGCCATTGCACAAATCCCCAGTAGCTCTCCTTCAAATTATTTAGGAGGTTCTGCAGCCATGACCAAAGGCCCTAGGCTAGAATATATAGACCTGTGGGTTAAAACCCACAGCAAGAAGGGAGGCCATCTAAGCCCTAATAAAATGGGCCGAAGGTTAAAACCTTCAGCCCATAACTAGAGGAGGATCAATTGACTAAGATGAGATAGATAAAAGGCCAAAAGATTTAAATCAATGCGGGTTTCAACCCGCATTTCATAAAAAATATTGCGGAGCAATACCTTGCTTGCTGTAGGTTTTAACCTACAGTATTGGCCTAGCGATGTGCAGCAGTGCGGCGAAGCCGCAGACCGAGGCCGTCAGGCCGCAGGGCCGAGCGAACAGCGAGCTGCGGAACGTAGCGCCGCAAGGCGAAGCCGCAGCGGAGGCCCCCAAAAAAAACTGCCCCCACCCAAAAAGGGTGAGGACAGCGACCGCAAAATAAAAGTCTGTACAGACTTGAGAACTACTCTTCTATTGCTTTTGGATCAATTGATCTTGGCCATTGATGCGGAGCAAATAGTGAGCTGCAGGGAAATTGCTAAGATCAAAGCTCATTTGTCCGGATGTGGGGGCATCGGCTTGAGTTTGTTCAATAAGCAATTGGCCTTGCATATTGTAGACCTGAAGATGCAGGTCTTGGGGTTGGCTTTGCTCAAAGCTGACAAAGTATTGGCCCTGGCTAGGGTTAGGAAATACCTTGAAGCTGCTGTTGAGCAATTCAAGTTGGCGAGTACTTGTGGGGGCTGAAATCATGGCCTCGCTGAGGTTCGTGATTACGGGCGCATTGAAATCAAAGTAGATCGCCGCCTTGTTGGGAATTACAGAGCCTAGGGGCAAGTTAGGATCTCTATTGATGCTATAGTTGATAAATCCGTGACTGCCGGGTTCATCGCTATTGGCATCGGCAAGATTGATATTATTGAAAGTAAACACGAGGATATTTCCGTTTTCAACCGTCATTGTAGCAGGATGAGAGAACTGCAAATTAGTTAGGCTACTCACATCAAAGCTAGCATCTAGGGTATCGCGGACCACTACGGTATAAGCAGGGGCAGTACCTAGATTTTGGAAATGAATAGTATAGTCCAAAACATCATCTTGTTCAAAGATTTCAGCTTGTCCGCGGGGGTCGCCAGAGCGAGTTGGGCGAAGAACAATCTCGTTAGGATCCCAAGATCCCACTACAACTAGGCTGTCCACATCTGTATTATTAGCGGGAGTAGCATCGCCAGAAATGGGGGTAATGGCTACGCTATTGGCTACTTGATTACCTAGGGCCACTGTAGTGGGGGTGCTTAGGTAGATGCGGATAAGTCCACATTCGCCAGCGCCCAAGTTATTGGCGGTAAAGGTAATATTGTTATTTACGGCATCATGAGCCGTCATCAAAGCATTGCTATAGCTATAATAGCCAGCATTGGTATAGTTCGGGTTTTGTGCTGTAGAGTTAAACTCTAGTTGGCTATCATAATCTACCGTGATCGTTGCATTTTGGGTCGTATTTCCATCATTGCAGTAGTAAACATAAGTATAGAGCAAGAAACCGGGCGTAGAAGTACTATAGTGGACCAAATTCACGCGCAAGTCATTAACGGGTGGATGAGTGACCACAAAGTCGTTTCCACCATAATAGCCTCCTACATTAGCGGCATTGACGTTAATATTGGCGGCGGGGCAAAGTTGGCTGCTTACGCCATCGGGTAGAAGCTCTACAGTATAGTTTCCAGTTTGCGTTACGGTAAACTGATAGTAGCCGTATTGGTTCGTTGTTGTGATAATTCCAGCGGGTTGTAGGCGAACTAGGCGGAAGGCCTCGGCAGTACCTTGGGTACAAGTTCCGCCAGCGGTATTATCGGTTACTCGTCCAGCGATCATGATAGCACAGCTAGAATCTTGATCGAGGAAGAACGTACGTGCAGTTTGGCAGCTATCATCGGTAATGGTTACCGTATAGACCCCAGAAGCGAGATTATTCAAGTTGGGGCCAGTGGCGCCAGTATTCCAAACAAACTGAGGATTGCTAAAGCCAGTGGGATTTAGGGCAATAGCTCCTAAAGAATCCACACAGTTAGCAGGCGTAAGGCTGGGGTTGATTGTTCCGCTACCGTTTACCATTAGGCTATCTAGATAAACGGAGCAGCCAGAGCTATCATAAACATAAACAGAGTAGAAACCTGGGGCTAGGTTGCTTTGGTCTTCTTGCCAATTGTTAT
This window contains:
- a CDS encoding DUF7619 domain-containing protein; its protein translation is MNWKRFYLGLSFLLAFLGSGELMAQCVNFRVHAYPDTMICPAQSVQAHISGGQAPYIYQWSTGATTSSIPTPSLGTYRVTVQDANGCIARDSIVVNNFSLSASVVDASCGNNNGQIQLSVLGSGPYDLRWYTANWQYVGSGMTLANVPAGSYTVQAYDSTTQCYESQTYTVGGANGLQATVIPDTNNCPTTSLFASVSGGTSPYSYTWSTGATTVVVNNLQPAQTYTLAVVDANGCADTVSYYTDTTACNQQQPCTVQTNVYPDSSNCPANAFYAQVNGHNPSTTSYYWSGSNSTTLYSGILSPGQHYFSAYDQSTGCIDTTFFYVDSVCNNQPVCNMQAYTYSQGCPADTLSAYVWNGAAPYTYSWSTGLTVTTQSNRHDAFASNGVGQYSVTITDANGCTAVSSVQVNSQAPMQVSYTINDASCGQNDGAIDLTVSGGDGMYMYSWSNNNWQEDQSNLAPGFYSVYVYDSSGCSVYLDSLMVNGSGTINPSLTPANCVDSLGAIALNPTGFSNPQFVWNTGATGPNLNNLASGVYTVTITDDSCQTARTFFLDQDSSCAIMIAGRVTDNTAGGTCTQGTAEAFRLVRLQPAGIITTTNQYGYYQFTVTQTGNYTVELLPDGVSSQLCPAANINVNAANVGGYYGGNDFVVTHPPVNDLRVNLVHYSTSTPGFLLYTYVYYCNDGNTTQNATITVDYDSQLEFNSTAQNPNYTNAGYYSYSNALMTAHDAVNNNITFTANNLGAGECGLIRIYLSTPTTVALGNQVANSVAITPISGDATPANNTDVDSLVVVGSWDPNEIVLRPTRSGDPRGQAEIFEQDDVLDYTIHFQNLGTAPAYTVVVRDTLDASFDVSSLTNLQFSHPATMTVENGNILVFTFNNINLADANSDEPGSHGFINYSINRDPNLPLGSVIPNKAAIYFDFNAPVITNLSEAMISAPTSTRQLELLNSSFKVFPNPSQGQYFVSFEQSQPQDLHLQVYNMQGQLLIEQTQADAPTSGQMSFDLSNFPAAHYLLRINGQDQLIQKQ
- the mfd gene encoding transcription-repair coupling factor, which translates into the protein MNFKTLLQAYRKSEKLSDICQTLQKKEGQKLQLKGLYGSQKAFFLYALYQKTERPLLVLANDKEEAAYLQADLQNISEREEILFFPDSFRRPQGFDKLDRASVLQRTEAVSKLLDQNSIPPFMVSYPEAIFEQVVAPEQLAENAIKIKVGEELDRKFLVEILTEYGFNYVDFVYEPGQYALRGGIIDIFSYGHELPYRVELFDEEVESIRSFDPSSQLSTKKMAFVTIVPNVNTQFKKEQKTDLFSILPQEVLLCVEDVQLLLDRLQDCFEKAQLLSAQLQEQQQFERVEEIGLLNEEAFVFPRHIMEQLADKRLLEFSNTAYYKQSPSFSFLGSLQPPFSKNFERLIEQLRENTQQGITNCILAENPKQIERFYSIFEDLRAHVQWHPIQKTVHKGFVDQELKIACYTDHEIFERFHKYKTRRGFDRNMALKMKAINELQPGDYVTHIDHGVGKFAGLQNIEINGKQQESVKLVYDGGDILYVSIQSLHKISKYVGKDGKPPSVHKLGSNAWANTKKKTKKKIKELAFDLIKLYAKRKSTQGIQFPPDGYLQNELEASFIYEDTPDQAKATEAVKEDMMKPYPMDRLICGDVGFGKTEIAVRAAFKAVVAGKQVAILVPTTILALQHAQTFRKRLGQFDVQVEYINRFRTTKEKKEIYERLKAGKIDILIGTHAILNKKVQFADLGLLIIDEEQKFGVASKEKLRNMKVNVDTLTLTATPIPRTLQFSLMAARDLSVINTPPPNRQPIHTELRTFNAELIQEAIEQEVSRGGQVFFIHNRVKSLEDMAAMLRQMMPNLDVAVAHGQMEPAQLEKRLMNFIQGYNEVLVCTNIIETGLDIANANTIIINNAHHFGLSDLHQLRGRVGRSNKKAYCYLLAPPLSVLSSDSRKRLQTLEQFAELGSGIHIAMRDLDIRGAGNILGGEQSGFIVNMGYETYQKILNETIQELKQGEYKELFKEEMEKKREFVQDVIIELDEEMLIPSDYVPIISERLALYQKMDELNNEADIKSFSEKMIDRFGPLPEQVNQLFEALRLRWIARSLGFERLHFKGKKLRCYFISKQDSPFYESDYFLRILDYIQKHSDHRFFLKQSPKHLILICEGLRNLKAAKSILKELAEAVD